The sequence TGGTCCAAAATTGATGATATTTTGGATGACGAAGGAGAATATGAATGCCGGCCAAGAAGCATCGCCCGGAAGAGATTATCGGCAAGCTGCGTGAAGCGGAGGTCGTGTTGGCGCAGGGGGCGACGACGGCTGAAGCGTGTCGCCGGATCGGCGTTACGGAACAGACCTATTATCGGTGGCGTAAGGAATATGGCGGTCTGAAGACCGACCAGGCGCGGCGGATGAAGGACTTGGAGAAAGAGAATGCGCGGCTTCGGCGTGCGATATCGGACCTGACGCTGGACAAGCTGATATTGCAGGAGGCTGCCCGGGGAAACTTCTGAGCCCCGCGCGCCGAAGGCGCTGTATCGATCACATCAGAATGATGATGCCGGTGTCTGAGCGGCGGCTGTGCCGTGTGCTCGGGCAACATCGATCGACACAGCGCAAGGCGCCCCGCGGGGCGAACGACGAAGCAGCTCTGACCGAGGACATCATTGCGCTGGCCCGGCAATATGGTCGTTATGGCTATCGCCGGGTGACGGCGTTGCTGCGCGATGCGGGGTGGCATGTGAACCGCAAGCGGGTCGAGCGCATCTGGCGGCGCGAGGGGCTGAAGGTACCGCAAAGGCAGCCGAAGCGCGGGCGGCTCTGGCTGAACGACGGATCGTGCATCCGGCTTCGGCCCGAGTATCCCGGCCATGTCTGGTCCTACGACTTCGTCGAAGGGCGGACCCACGATGGTCGCAAATACCGGATCCTTTCGATCATCGACGAGGCGAGCCGGGAGTGCCTGGCGTTGCCGGTGGCACGCAAGCTCAGGAGCGATGACGTTCTGGCGGCGCTCGCCGAGCTGTTCGTCACGCGTGGGCCACCAGCGCACATACGGTCCGACAATGGCCCGGAGTTTATCGCGACGGCGGTGCAGCAATGGCTCGCCCAGATCGGCGTGAAGACGCTGTATATCACGCCCGGATCACCATGGGAGAATGGCTATTGCGAGAGCTTCAA is a genomic window of Sphingopyxis sp. FD7 containing:
- a CDS encoding IS3 family transposase (programmed frameshift), yielding MPAKKHRPEEIIGKLREAEVVLAQGATTAEACRRIGVTEQTYYRWRKEYGGLKTDQARRMKDLEKENARLRRAISDLTLDKLILQEAAPGKLLSPARRRRCIDHIRMMMPVSERRLCRVLGQHRSTQRKAPRGANDEAALTEDIIALARQYGRYGYRRVTALLRDAGWHVNRKRVERIWRREGLKVPQRQPKRGRLWLNDGSCIRLRPEYPGHVWSYDFVEGRTHDGRKYRILSIIDEASRECLALPVARKLRSDDVLAALAELFVTRGPPAHIRSDNGPEFIATAVQQWLAQIGVKTLYITPGSPWENGYCESFNGSLRDELLNGEIFYSLAEARILIEAWRRHYNTVRPHSSLGYRPPAPEAVPSPVSPSGSASLHLRPTLAMEASMH